A window of the Persephonella hydrogeniphila genome harbors these coding sequences:
- the pheS gene encoding phenylalanine--tRNA ligase subunit alpha: MGLKDQIKSLGKEALELIEQAENLDKLNSIRVEYLGKKGKIKNILKTLGKLSPEERKEIGQLANRIKDEIETALKEKEKRLKEEALEQELKKNRIDITLPSAWVEVGSSHPVISTLVEISETFLSMGFSVAEGPEVEKEEYNFDMLNIPKDHPARDMQDTFFLNNGKLLRTHTSPVQIRTMLTRKPPIAVIAPGRVYRKDADPTHSPMFHQIEGLLVDRDVTFRDLKGILKIFLESVFGKDVGIRFRPSYFPFTEPSAEVDISCTVCGGKGCRVCKGTGWLEILGCGMVDPNVFEAVGINPEEYTGFAFGLGVERIAMLKYRINDIRILFENDMRFNHQFKGIR; the protein is encoded by the coding sequence TTGGGGCTGAAGGATCAGATAAAAAGCTTAGGAAAAGAGGCTTTAGAGTTAATAGAGCAGGCAGAAAACTTAGATAAACTTAACTCTATAAGAGTAGAGTATTTAGGCAAAAAAGGAAAAATAAAGAACATACTGAAAACTCTGGGAAAACTCTCACCTGAAGAGAGGAAAGAGATTGGTCAGCTTGCAAACAGGATAAAAGATGAGATAGAAACAGCCCTAAAAGAAAAAGAAAAAAGACTGAAGGAAGAAGCTTTAGAACAGGAATTAAAGAAAAATAGAATAGACATAACACTTCCTTCAGCATGGGTTGAGGTTGGAAGTTCCCATCCTGTTATATCAACACTGGTAGAAATATCAGAAACATTTTTGTCTATGGGTTTTTCTGTAGCCGAGGGTCCTGAAGTAGAAAAGGAAGAGTACAACTTCGATATGTTAAATATTCCTAAAGACCACCCTGCAAGGGATATGCAGGATACTTTCTTTCTGAACAACGGTAAACTTCTCAGAACACATACCTCCCCTGTTCAGATAAGAACTATGCTGACCAGAAAACCTCCTATAGCTGTAATAGCTCCTGGAAGAGTTTACAGAAAAGACGCTGATCCTACCCACTCTCCTATGTTTCACCAGATTGAAGGACTGCTTGTTGATAGAGATGTTACCTTTAGAGATCTAAAAGGAATACTGAAAATATTCTTAGAATCTGTATTTGGAAAAGATGTAGGAATCAGATTCAGACCAAGTTATTTTCCATTTACAGAACCATCTGCAGAAGTTGATATAAGTTGCACCGTTTGTGGTGGAAAAGGTTGCAGAGTTTGTAAAGGAACAGGATGGTTGGAAATCTTAGGATGTGGGATGGTAGATCCAAATGTATTTGAAGCTGTCGGTATTAATCCTGAAGAATATACAGGATTTGCTTTTGGTCTGGGAGTAGAAAGAATAGCCATGCTTAAGTACAGGATAAACGATATAAGAATTCTTTTTGAAAATGATATGAGATTCAATCATCAGTTTAAGGGGATAAGATGA
- the pheT gene encoding phenylalanine--tRNA ligase subunit beta gives MRVPYSWIKEFVDIDISAEKIAEKLNETGIETTVEKFGRKIERITVVRILSVKKHPERDKLLVCEATDGQNKYQIITAAQNVFEGAKVILAKEGAQIGDIHIKPVKFGSLVSEGMLLSLEELGVAEKAEGVFILPKNTKEGEDPNKILGLGEDDIFEIEITPNRGDALSVRGLAREIGAIFGIKRKEKFPVVSIAQEEVPEIKFLSDKVFRYRAVVIKGVKIAPSPFEIQLKLIKSGQTPINNVVDITNYILIQEGQPLHAFDLKKIEGDIVVRNAYEGEKIVTLDGEERVLTSEDLVIADSKKAIAIAGVIGGENTKVDENTTDILLEAAVFDNISIRKTSKRLSISTESSYRFERGVDIENLPNAQDKAVELIIKTAGGEAFGEKDVYPQPYKPREIKLREKTTKRVLGFEIPKEKAKELLERLEIPTDLTEDGTISKIPAFRAFDLEREIDLVEEVGRLEGLNIVEETFPKISVQSFRKSDEFLFELRTREFLKDNGFDEVVSYTFVDEDIYNILEIPVPTIRIKNYLLKTQSIMRDNLAVSLIKTLKHNLRFQNTDLKIFEISSVFFENHEEIRAGLLATGKLIKGFSFTKGDQKYSTLEKWDFLKFKGVIESYLKSLGLFNVDLTPSNRPYLNPYESAELFIDGMNIGYIGKIHPKKADTLEIPKDVYIGELKLRYVPRELSDKAEEKEGYIFNIYKKRAVPKFKELPKFPAVKRDFAFEVDESLQVDKLLRAIRESSEYVEKVELFDIYYINENRKSIAVSVDFRAEDRSLSDEEVNKLTEDLLENLRKRFEGIKLRNQEG, from the coding sequence ATGAGAGTTCCTTACTCATGGATAAAAGAGTTTGTAGATATCGATATATCTGCTGAAAAAATAGCAGAGAAACTTAATGAAACTGGAATAGAAACTACTGTTGAAAAATTCGGTAGGAAAATAGAACGTATCACAGTAGTAAGGATACTCTCTGTTAAAAAACATCCTGAAAGAGATAAACTTCTTGTATGCGAAGCAACAGACGGACAGAATAAATACCAGATAATAACAGCTGCACAGAACGTTTTTGAGGGAGCAAAGGTTATTCTTGCCAAAGAAGGTGCCCAGATAGGAGACATACATATAAAACCGGTTAAGTTTGGCTCCCTTGTATCTGAAGGAATGCTCCTCTCACTGGAAGAACTCGGTGTAGCTGAAAAAGCAGAAGGAGTTTTTATACTTCCTAAAAACACAAAAGAAGGAGAAGATCCTAACAAGATACTGGGTCTTGGAGAAGACGATATCTTTGAAATAGAGATCACTCCAAACAGAGGAGATGCTCTGAGCGTAAGGGGACTTGCCAGAGAGATAGGAGCTATATTTGGCATCAAAAGAAAAGAAAAATTTCCTGTGGTTTCAATAGCTCAAGAAGAGGTACCAGAGATAAAATTTCTCTCAGATAAAGTTTTTAGATACAGAGCTGTTGTGATAAAAGGAGTAAAAATAGCCCCTTCTCCATTCGAGATCCAGCTTAAACTGATTAAATCGGGACAAACTCCTATCAACAACGTGGTTGATATTACAAACTACATACTTATTCAGGAAGGACAACCTTTACACGCATTTGATCTGAAAAAGATAGAAGGAGATATCGTTGTAAGAAACGCCTATGAAGGGGAAAAAATTGTAACACTTGACGGTGAAGAAAGGGTTCTTACTTCTGAAGATCTTGTAATAGCCGACTCCAAAAAAGCTATAGCTATCGCAGGGGTGATAGGTGGAGAAAATACAAAGGTCGATGAAAATACGACAGATATCCTGTTGGAAGCTGCTGTATTTGACAATATCTCTATCAGAAAAACATCAAAAAGACTGTCTATAAGCACAGAATCATCCTACCGATTCGAAAGGGGAGTAGATATAGAAAATCTCCCTAATGCACAGGATAAGGCTGTAGAGCTTATAATAAAAACAGCAGGGGGAGAGGCTTTTGGTGAAAAAGATGTATATCCACAGCCTTACAAACCCAGAGAGATAAAACTCAGAGAAAAAACAACAAAAAGGGTTTTAGGATTTGAGATCCCAAAAGAAAAAGCAAAAGAGCTGTTAGAAAGACTTGAAATCCCTACAGATCTTACTGAAGATGGGACTATTTCTAAAATTCCTGCCTTCAGAGCTTTTGATCTTGAAAGGGAAATAGATTTAGTAGAAGAAGTAGGTAGACTCGAAGGATTAAACATAGTTGAAGAAACATTTCCAAAAATTTCTGTCCAGTCATTCAGGAAAAGTGATGAATTTTTATTTGAGCTGAGAACAAGGGAATTTCTTAAAGATAATGGATTTGATGAAGTTGTTTCTTACACATTTGTTGACGAAGATATCTATAACATATTGGAAATACCTGTACCTACAATAAGAATAAAAAATTACCTGCTTAAAACACAAAGTATCATGAGAGATAATCTTGCTGTAAGCCTTATAAAAACATTAAAACACAATCTAAGATTCCAGAACACAGACCTGAAAATATTTGAGATATCCTCTGTATTCTTTGAAAACCACGAAGAGATAAGAGCAGGTCTCCTTGCAACAGGAAAGTTGATAAAAGGATTCAGTTTCACAAAAGGAGATCAGAAATACTCAACACTGGAAAAGTGGGATTTTCTCAAATTTAAAGGTGTTATTGAAAGCTATCTAAAATCATTAGGTTTATTTAATGTAGACCTGACACCTTCCAACAGACCTTATCTAAACCCTTACGAATCAGCTGAGCTGTTTATAGATGGAATGAACATTGGATACATAGGGAAAATTCATCCTAAAAAAGCTGATACTCTCGAAATACCCAAAGATGTTTATATAGGTGAACTTAAGCTCAGATATGTACCCAGAGAGCTTTCAGATAAAGCAGAGGAAAAAGAAGGATACATATTTAATATTTACAAGAAAAGAGCAGTTCCAAAATTTAAAGAACTTCCAAAATTCCCTGCAGTCAAAAGGGATTTTGCCTTTGAAGTTGACGAATCCTTACAGGTGGATAAATTATTAAGAGCAATCAGGGAAAGCTCTGAATATGTAGAAAAGGTGGAACTATTTGATATCTACTATATAAATGAAAACAGAAAGAGTATTGCTGTCTCGGTAGATTTTAGAGCTGAAGACAGATCTCTTTCTGACGAAGAAGTTAATAAACTGACAGAGGATTTATTAGAAAATTTGAGAAAAAGATTTGAAGGAATTAAACTTAGAAATCAGGAAGGCTAA
- a CDS encoding 5-formyltetrahydrofolate cyclo-ligase, producing the protein MKSIIRNEILTRRISHKNAEEDSKKIAQKFINLPQLKKAKNILLYYPHKNEVDTRPIIDHLLNSKTINLFLPKVQDQELIPVRIKDLSSLKKGYAGIMEPEGESISPEKIDIIVVPAIAFDKRGHRIGYGKGYYDRFLKKTKALKVGVAYDFQIVDKLPYEQHDIPVDLIITPTRIIKTKEDEKR; encoded by the coding sequence TTGAAAAGTATTATTAGGAATGAAATCTTAACAAGAAGAATAAGCCATAAAAATGCTGAGGAAGATTCTAAAAAAATCGCACAGAAATTTATAAATCTTCCCCAGCTGAAAAAGGCCAAAAATATCCTTCTATACTACCCTCATAAAAATGAGGTAGATACAAGACCTATTATTGATCACCTTCTAAACTCAAAAACCATCAATCTGTTCCTCCCGAAAGTACAAGATCAAGAGTTAATTCCTGTCAGAATTAAAGATCTGTCTTCATTGAAAAAAGGATACGCAGGTATTATGGAACCTGAAGGGGAAAGCATATCCCCTGAAAAGATTGATATTATTGTTGTTCCTGCAATAGCTTTTGATAAGAGAGGACATAGGATTGGTTACGGAAAAGGATATTATGACAGATTTCTGAAAAAAACAAAAGCTCTAAAGGTAGGGGTGGCTTACGATTTCCAGATTGTAGATAAACTTCCATACGAGCAACACGACATCCCTGTGGACTTAATCATAACCCCTACCAGAATAATCAAGACAAAGGAGGATGAGAAAAGATGA
- the rny gene encoding ribonuclease Y: protein MIEVIVGVSALAVGGAAGFAACKATVGKTLKEKEEEAQKIIQEKERITEEAKKKAEQIVKEAEKEARIKAKEIENEALQLKKEQEIIIEKEVLKRKKQLEEELKREREELQNLEKTLMTREAQLEKRIARIEHREEELDKKWEEVKKLEEEIRQIQKEIEEKEEKLKAAEEQYMLEIQRIASMTKEEAREELMKKVEEEAKLEAAKLMKEIEENARKEAEKEAKWNLVTAIQRLAPEITTSYTISVVDLPSNDLKGRIIGREGRNIRAFEMETGVDLIIDDTPDIVTISSFDPLRREIAKESLERLIADGRIHPGRIEEVVSKVKEEMEAKVRKLGEETCLELGFTDVHPELYYYIGKLYYRTSYTQNVLLHTKEVAYLAGMMAAELGLDEKAARRGGLMHDIGKSISHEVGGSHSKVGAELAKRYGEPDVVINAILYHHNDEPARYPEAVLVAAADALSAARPGARREALQSYINRLEKIEAIVNSFENVEKSFAIQAGREVRIIVNAEKLSDEEAYLLTKEIAKRIEKEVEFPGQIKVTTIRESRFVEVAK from the coding sequence ATGATAGAAGTAATAGTAGGAGTTTCAGCACTGGCAGTTGGTGGAGCAGCAGGATTCGCAGCATGTAAAGCAACTGTAGGTAAGACATTAAAAGAAAAAGAAGAGGAAGCCCAGAAAATTATTCAGGAAAAAGAAAGGATTACAGAAGAAGCAAAGAAAAAAGCAGAACAGATCGTTAAAGAAGCAGAAAAAGAGGCAAGGATAAAGGCTAAAGAGATTGAAAACGAAGCTCTTCAGCTGAAAAAAGAGCAAGAGATCATAATCGAAAAGGAAGTACTCAAAAGGAAAAAGCAGTTAGAAGAAGAGTTAAAAAGAGAAAGGGAAGAACTGCAAAACCTTGAGAAAACATTAATGACCAGAGAGGCACAGCTTGAGAAAAGAATTGCAAGAATAGAACACAGAGAGGAAGAGCTGGATAAAAAATGGGAAGAGGTTAAGAAATTAGAAGAAGAAATCAGACAGATACAGAAAGAGATAGAAGAAAAAGAGGAGAAACTGAAAGCTGCAGAAGAACAATACATGCTTGAGATCCAGAGAATAGCCTCTATGACAAAAGAGGAAGCAAGAGAAGAGCTTATGAAAAAGGTAGAAGAAGAAGCAAAATTAGAAGCAGCAAAACTTATGAAAGAGATTGAAGAAAATGCAAGAAAAGAAGCAGAAAAAGAGGCAAAATGGAATCTCGTTACAGCTATTCAGAGACTTGCACCAGAAATAACAACCTCTTACACAATATCTGTAGTGGATCTTCCAAGTAATGACCTGAAAGGAAGAATAATAGGTAGAGAAGGTAGAAATATCAGAGCCTTTGAGATGGAGACCGGAGTAGACCTTATTATCGATGACACTCCAGATATAGTAACAATTTCATCTTTTGATCCTCTAAGAAGAGAAATAGCAAAAGAATCACTGGAAAGATTGATTGCTGACGGTAGAATACATCCCGGAAGAATTGAAGAAGTGGTATCTAAAGTTAAAGAAGAGATGGAAGCAAAAGTAAGAAAATTAGGTGAAGAAACATGCCTTGAGCTTGGATTTACAGATGTTCATCCTGAACTCTACTACTACATAGGAAAACTCTACTACAGAACATCTTATACACAGAATGTTCTCCTGCACACAAAAGAGGTTGCATACCTTGCAGGAATGATGGCAGCAGAATTAGGTCTTGATGAGAAGGCTGCAAGAAGGGGTGGTCTTATGCACGATATCGGAAAATCAATATCCCACGAAGTGGGAGGCTCACACTCCAAAGTAGGTGCTGAACTGGCGAAAAGATACGGAGAACCGGATGTTGTTATAAATGCAATTCTTTACCACCACAATGATGAACCTGCAAGATACCCTGAAGCTGTTCTTGTTGCTGCTGCAGATGCTTTATCAGCTGCAAGACCTGGTGCAAGAAGGGAAGCTCTCCAATCTTACATAAACAGACTCGAAAAAATAGAAGCCATCGTTAATTCATTTGAAAACGTTGAAAAATCCTTTGCGATACAGGCAGGTAGAGAAGTTAGAATTATAGTAAATGCAGAAAAACTCTCTGATGAAGAAGCTTATCTGCTTACTAAAGAAATAGCTAAAAGGATAGAAAAGGAAGTAGAGTTCCCCGGACAGATAAAAGTAACCACTATCAGAGAATCAAGATTCGTCGAAGTTGCAAAGTAA
- a CDS encoding ammonium transporter, whose translation MSINPADNVWILISTALVLLMSIPGLAVFYGGLTRTRSVLNTIMMVFSAFGLVSLIWILYGYSLSFGSDIGGVIGNLQYFLLSGIKLTDPAPSSDNLYHYLFIFFQMTFAAITVALMAGAFIERMKFSAWLIITVLWGTFVYFPVAHWIWGGGWLSNLGTLDFAGGLVVHETSGLGALVGAILLGKRKEPIMLPANLSLVAIGTGLLWFGWFGFNGGSALAINQVAVSAAFVTTIAAFIGGLTWMFAEWILFKKPTSLGMFTGIIAGLATITPAAGFVDVGAAIIIGLLAGIVCFIAVVYIKNRFGYDDSLDVFGVHGVGGMLGAFLLAIFAKPEIGDVAGILYGNFSQVIPQIVGILAVGIYTIVLTFIIFKLVDGITGLRVAQDEEIEGLDERTHGERLMNEPIKY comes from the coding sequence ATGAGCATTAATCCTGCTGATAATGTGTGGATTCTGATTTCAACAGCCCTTGTTCTCCTTATGTCTATCCCCGGACTTGCAGTCTTTTACGGAGGGCTAACAAGAACAAGAAGTGTTTTAAACACTATAATGATGGTATTTTCAGCCTTTGGACTTGTTAGCCTTATATGGATTTTATACGGATATTCTCTTTCCTTTGGCAGCGATATTGGGGGTGTAATAGGAAATCTTCAGTACTTTTTATTATCTGGAATAAAATTAACAGATCCTGCCCCTTCTTCTGACAATCTTTACCATTACCTATTTATATTCTTCCAGATGACATTTGCAGCAATAACAGTTGCTCTTATGGCAGGTGCATTTATTGAAAGAATGAAATTTTCTGCATGGTTAATCATCACAGTTTTATGGGGAACTTTTGTTTACTTTCCTGTTGCCCACTGGATATGGGGTGGTGGATGGCTTTCAAATCTCGGAACACTTGATTTTGCAGGAGGTCTGGTTGTTCACGAAACATCAGGACTTGGGGCTCTTGTAGGGGCTATTCTTTTAGGTAAAAGAAAAGAACCTATTATGCTTCCTGCCAATCTTTCCCTCGTTGCAATTGGGACAGGACTGTTATGGTTCGGTTGGTTTGGTTTTAATGGAGGTTCAGCACTTGCCATTAATCAGGTTGCAGTTTCGGCAGCATTTGTAACAACAATAGCTGCATTTATAGGTGGACTTACATGGATGTTTGCAGAATGGATTCTCTTCAAAAAGCCAACATCTCTGGGTATGTTTACAGGTATAATAGCAGGTCTCGCAACAATAACTCCTGCGGCAGGTTTTGTTGATGTTGGAGCAGCTATTATAATAGGACTTCTTGCAGGAATTGTATGTTTTATCGCTGTTGTATACATAAAAAACAGATTTGGATATGACGATTCACTTGATGTTTTCGGTGTACACGGAGTTGGAGGTATGTTAGGTGCATTTTTACTTGCTATTTTTGCAAAACCAGAAATAGGAGATGTAGCAGGGATTTTATATGGAAATTTTTCGCAGGTTATTCCACAGATAGTAGGAATACTGGCGGTAGGAATATATACAATCGTATTAACCTTTATAATATTTAAGCTTGTTGATGGAATTACAGGTCTAAGAGTAGCCCAAGATGAAGAGATAGAAGGTCTTGACGAAAGAACCCACGGTGAGAGATTAATGAATGAACCTATTAAGTATTAA
- a CDS encoding TIGR00282 family metallophosphoesterase yields the protein MRFLCIGDIIGRTGRNALKAFLPDVKEKYRPDFIILNGENAAGGFGITKKVYDEILSLGIDVVTSGNHIFDKKEISQFIDQEERLLRPANYPPQALGRGYGIYEKNGEKIAVINLMGRAFMGIPLDCPFRKFDEIYEKIKDAVDYIIVDFHAEATSEKTAFGFYTDGRADIVFGTHSHVATADEMILPKGTAYITDVGLTGPKYSVIGMKIEEPIQKFLTGMPVKYEVAKGKMIFQAILVEKEGEKADIKRIKIEEE from the coding sequence ATGAGATTTTTATGTATAGGAGATATTATAGGCAGAACAGGGAGAAATGCATTAAAAGCCTTTCTCCCTGATGTAAAAGAAAAGTACAGACCGGATTTTATAATCTTAAACGGTGAAAATGCAGCAGGTGGTTTTGGTATAACAAAAAAGGTCTATGATGAGATTCTTTCTCTGGGCATAGATGTGGTAACCTCTGGAAACCATATTTTTGATAAAAAAGAGATTTCCCAGTTTATCGATCAGGAGGAAAGACTCCTGAGACCTGCAAACTATCCTCCACAAGCACTTGGAAGAGGATACGGTATATATGAAAAAAATGGGGAAAAAATCGCAGTTATAAATCTTATGGGAAGGGCTTTCATGGGGATACCCCTTGACTGCCCTTTTAGAAAGTTTGATGAGATATACGAAAAAATCAAAGATGCTGTAGATTACATAATTGTTGATTTCCATGCCGAAGCAACTTCCGAAAAAACAGCATTCGGCTTTTATACAGATGGCAGGGCTGACATAGTTTTTGGTACACACTCCCATGTTGCCACAGCTGACGAGATGATTTTACCAAAAGGAACAGCCTATATAACAGATGTAGGTCTGACAGGACCGAAGTACTCTGTAATTGGTATGAAGATAGAAGAACCGATACAAAAATTTTTAACAGGGATGCCTGTCAAATATGAAGTAGCCAAAGGGAAGATGATATTTCAGGCTATACTTGTTGAAAAAGAAGGAGAAAAAGCTGATATTAAAAGAATAAAAATAGAAGAGGAGTAA
- a CDS encoding EAL and HDOD domain-containing protein, producing the protein MPLKGDFYITKIPVLDSHQKIFAYYLTVKDVEDRPVSVNVLADLLVNVDINKISGNYPVFLRVDPEVLEHDILDYLPESKIIFLLDPDSVTPEIKEIIKELKNIGFRFAFIYKSSFENVKDIADFFFVKESEIDSTVYLHKDKTVVTDIYSTEDYKNLLKEGFRYFKGDFIFKPATIVEKKIDPSRLAIMELFTKVRESFNPKEIEEIIKRNPDLSISLLKYVNSAAFSFRNKITSIRHAISILGQRNLLQWLLLFLYRSGGDEGYAETLLEVSAERGKTMEILAQQLNLPDEEVEKAFLIGILSLSDKLLGIPPEKLVAELNLDEEIVKAIVNKEGVLGKLLNIVEKTEEGKIVSVADTIKELGLSLNDIMSAQLKAFAWFEEVNII; encoded by the coding sequence ATGCCCCTTAAAGGAGATTTTTATATAACAAAGATTCCTGTACTTGATTCACACCAGAAAATTTTTGCCTATTACCTGACAGTAAAAGATGTTGAAGACAGACCTGTATCTGTAAATGTTCTTGCTGATCTTCTTGTAAATGTTGATATAAATAAGATATCAGGTAATTACCCTGTATTTCTCAGGGTAGATCCTGAAGTTTTGGAGCATGACATATTAGATTATCTACCTGAAAGCAAGATAATATTTTTGTTGGATCCTGATTCTGTAACACCAGAAATCAAAGAGATAATAAAGGAGTTAAAAAATATAGGTTTTAGATTTGCTTTTATTTATAAAAGCAGTTTTGAGAATGTAAAAGATATTGCAGATTTTTTCTTTGTAAAGGAAAGCGAAATTGATTCTACAGTTTACCTGCACAAAGACAAAACAGTAGTAACAGATATTTACTCTACAGAAGATTACAAAAATCTTTTAAAAGAAGGTTTCAGGTATTTTAAGGGGGATTTTATATTTAAACCTGCAACAATAGTAGAAAAAAAGATAGACCCCTCAAGACTTGCTATAATGGAGCTTTTTACAAAGGTGAGGGAGTCTTTTAATCCAAAGGAGATCGAGGAGATCATAAAAAGAAACCCCGATCTGAGTATTAGCCTGTTAAAGTATGTAAACTCTGCTGCATTCAGTTTCAGAAACAAAATAACATCAATAAGACATGCTATATCTATTTTAGGTCAGAGAAACCTTCTCCAGTGGCTTCTGTTATTCCTTTACAGATCTGGAGGAGATGAAGGATACGCCGAAACCCTTCTTGAAGTATCAGCCGAAAGGGGAAAAACAATGGAGATTCTTGCACAGCAGTTGAACCTTCCTGATGAAGAAGTAGAAAAAGCTTTTCTTATTGGTATCCTTTCTCTCTCTGATAAACTGTTAGGTATCCCTCCAGAAAAACTTGTGGCTGAGCTGAATTTAGATGAAGAAATAGTCAAAGCTATCGTCAACAAGGAAGGTGTGTTAGGAAAACTCCTCAATATTGTAGAAAAAACAGAAGAAGGGAAAATCGTTAGCGTGGCAGATACTATAAAGGAGTTAGGTCTATCGCTAAACGATATAATGAGTGCTCAACTTAAAGCTTTTGCATGGTTTGAAGAGGTTAATATTATTTAG